The following proteins are co-located in the Acinetobacter sp. NCu2D-2 genome:
- the rnr gene encoding ribonuclease R, whose protein sequence is MMKNWVDPEAKAEAERYDNPIPSRTLILEVVEKNESQSHAELVEYFEIADQKSIDALSHRLIAMVRDGQLMKDGYKFQIAAKQPEHEATVYINSKGMGTANISGQDDLLLPERELRQVFNGDRVKVRQTSVDRKGKAWGFITEVVQHRVKQIIGKVAVHEGEYFIQPGNPNAHQPITLEKELIEHAKVNVGDSVRIAIDDYPTKEELATGHIVQSMADKADTEIIIPQTILEFGLPYEFPEDVVKEAESFKEPSAKDREGRIDLRDLALVTIDGEDARDFDDAVYAEKRPGGGYRVVVAIADVSHYVRPGKPLDDEAQERGTSVYFPHFVLPMLPEALSNGLCSLNPNVDRLCMVCDLKLSRAGRVTGYEFYPSVMHSKARLTYDQVAQYFEGDSQAITEDRDVRKSLNTLFQLYQVLKGLRAERHAMEFETVETYMTFDELGGINEILPRTRNDAHKLIEECMLLANVAAAEYSLKNEIPMLYRVHEPPEFSRIQKVRDFVKLLGLNFPEQPTQADYQAVIEATKDRIDAPSIHAVLLRSMMQAYYGANNAGHFGLAYDAYTHFTSPIRRYPDLLLHRAIKAQLAKKPYPISGAALDDAGEHFSATERRADEASRSVTTWLKCHYMKQHLGEEFVGTISATAEFGLFVTLKDLYVDGMIHVSQLGDDFFVFDQASQNLVGQNRGQIFGLGDEVKIKVAGVNLEERKIDFELIQQLSHAGRPIRERAPRVANKAKAPRVEPQEDVFIKDRPRLASSEDNGDQPRRKKGKGKPSSYSKKPAKKSAGKSETKAKDKVKKKAKAKKKKSNAKAKGE, encoded by the coding sequence ATGATGAAAAATTGGGTCGATCCTGAAGCAAAAGCTGAAGCCGAACGTTATGACAACCCTATTCCTAGCCGAACTTTGATTCTCGAAGTCGTAGAAAAAAATGAATCCCAGTCACATGCTGAACTGGTGGAATATTTTGAAATTGCTGACCAAAAAAGTATTGATGCTTTAAGTCACCGCCTGATTGCAATGGTACGTGATGGTCAGTTAATGAAAGATGGTTATAAGTTCCAAATTGCGGCAAAGCAACCTGAACATGAAGCGACGGTCTATATCAATTCCAAAGGTATGGGCACAGCAAATATTTCAGGTCAGGACGATTTACTTTTACCTGAACGTGAATTACGCCAAGTCTTTAATGGCGATCGCGTCAAAGTACGTCAGACTTCTGTCGATCGTAAAGGTAAAGCATGGGGCTTTATTACAGAAGTCGTGCAGCACCGCGTTAAACAAATTATTGGTAAAGTGGCAGTGCATGAGGGCGAATACTTTATTCAGCCCGGCAATCCGAATGCCCATCAGCCAATTACCTTAGAAAAAGAATTGATTGAACACGCCAAAGTAAATGTAGGCGATTCAGTTCGTATTGCGATTGATGACTATCCAACAAAAGAAGAATTGGCGACTGGTCACATCGTACAATCGATGGCAGACAAAGCCGATACTGAAATTATTATTCCGCAAACCATTTTAGAATTTGGTCTGCCTTACGAATTCCCTGAAGACGTAGTCAAAGAAGCCGAAAGCTTTAAAGAACCAAGTGCAAAAGATCGTGAAGGTCGTATCGACTTACGTGACTTAGCTTTAGTCACTATTGATGGTGAAGATGCACGTGACTTTGACGATGCAGTCTATGCCGAAAAACGTCCAGGTGGCGGTTACCGTGTCGTAGTTGCGATTGCCGATGTCAGTCACTATGTGCGTCCAGGTAAACCCTTAGATGATGAAGCACAAGAACGTGGTACATCGGTGTATTTTCCACATTTCGTCTTACCAATGTTGCCTGAAGCATTATCAAACGGACTTTGTTCACTCAATCCAAACGTTGACCGCTTATGTATGGTCTGCGACCTGAAACTGTCTCGTGCAGGTCGTGTGACAGGTTATGAGTTCTACCCTTCTGTAATGCATTCAAAAGCGCGTCTTACTTATGATCAAGTTGCGCAATATTTTGAAGGCGATAGCCAAGCCATTACTGAAGATCGTGATGTACGTAAATCCCTGAATACGCTATTCCAGTTGTATCAAGTGCTTAAAGGTCTTCGTGCTGAACGCCACGCAATGGAATTCGAAACTGTTGAAACATACATGACATTCGATGAACTCGGTGGAATCAACGAAATCTTACCGCGCACCCGCAATGATGCACATAAGCTGATTGAAGAATGTATGTTGCTTGCTAACGTTGCTGCTGCAGAATATTCATTAAAAAATGAAATTCCAATGCTATACCGTGTGCATGAGCCACCTGAATTCTCTCGCATTCAAAAAGTTCGCGATTTCGTTAAACTTTTAGGTTTGAATTTCCCTGAGCAACCAACTCAAGCTGATTATCAAGCGGTGATTGAAGCAACCAAAGATCGTATTGATGCGCCAAGTATTCATGCGGTTTTATTGCGTTCTATGATGCAGGCCTACTATGGTGCAAACAACGCAGGTCACTTCGGTTTGGCTTATGATGCCTATACGCATTTCACATCACCAATTCGTCGCTACCCTGACTTGCTATTACACCGTGCGATCAAAGCACAGTTAGCTAAAAAACCATATCCAATTTCAGGTGCTGCACTTGATGATGCCGGTGAACATTTCTCTGCAACAGAGCGCCGTGCAGATGAAGCCTCTCGTTCTGTAACCACTTGGCTGAAATGTCATTATATGAAACAGCATTTGGGCGAGGAATTTGTTGGGACTATCAGTGCTACTGCTGAATTTGGTTTGTTCGTCACCTTAAAAGACCTTTATGTTGATGGCATGATCCATGTCAGCCAACTCGGTGATGACTTCTTTGTGTTTGATCAAGCAAGTCAAAACTTAGTCGGTCAAAACCGTGGTCAAATCTTTGGTTTAGGCGATGAAGTTAAAATCAAAGTGGCAGGTGTAAACCTTGAAGAACGTAAAATTGACTTTGAACTGATTCAACAATTGTCTCATGCGGGTCGTCCAATTCGCGAACGTGCACCACGTGTGGCGAATAAAGCGAAAGCACCTCGTGTAGAGCCGCAAGAAGATGTCTTTATTAAAGACCGTCCCCGGCTTGCAAGTAGCGAAGACAACGGAGACCAGCCCAGACGAAAGAAAGGCAAAGGAAAGCCAAGCTCCTACAGCAAAAAGCCTGCTAAGAAATCTGCAGGAAAGTCTGAAACAAAGGCTAAAGATAAAGTAAAGAAAAAAGCCAAAGCGAAAAAGAAAAAATCCAATGCCAAAGCAAAGGGTGAATGA